The sequence below is a genomic window from Cicer arietinum cultivar CDC Frontier isolate Library 1 chromosome 6, Cicar.CDCFrontier_v2.0, whole genome shotgun sequence.
GATTCTTACACAAATACCATTTCATTTTTAGGAAGTTGAGAAGAAAGATCGGAAACAATTTAAAGGCCTATTTGACAAGAAGCCCGGAGAAATTGCAGAAGTTAAAGTGAATGAAGATGCAGATCAGGTCCCAAATGAAAGCCCAAAAGATGGTGAGGTGCAGGGGGACTCATCAGATGGAACGAATTCAGAGGATTCACATGAAGCTGCGCCTGATGAACATCGAAGGGGTTGGTTCTCTCTCTTTTGGCCTACCGGTAGTAGACTTTTTTCATCTCTTGGGATTCAAAGATGTGCCATACTATAAAATCAAAGGATGTAGTTATCTATAATTCAATTTTCATATGGAGGCATCCAGATCACTGTACTACCTGGGTTTTTGGAGAGTTCAGACATGTTACCAGGAATAATTTTGTtcagttttatattattattttatacacttgtaatatttattaaaagagaGTTGTATGCATAATAGGAAATAGCAGAAAGTGACCAAAATGAAGCAGTTGTTGAAAGTGCAACAATATCCATGAGTTGTGTTTTACTTGTAGGTTTCACGATTCAGTGAGTTAAAGTGAAAGCTTAGTAATTTTCGACGGTATGTATTATGTTTAAATAAATGTAGCATCAAGGTTAgccttttctttttcaattgtatATTCTGCCatatacaataatataaaagaaatctTATTCAAACAATATATATGCAACAAGGCTTAGCATAGACATGAATTCTATGCGATAAAGAAGCACAAAGTCATTAACACAAATAAATCGACATCATTAAGGTCAGACAATTCacattttaaacttaaaatatgaATAGTTTTTTCCTTGGTCCACCGATATCTAATTTTTGGCTTGATCAATTACATGATTCTTTGACCACATGAAACTTAATCTCTTATCAACCCTCATATGGAGGactcattatttttttctttgttgacAACATAAATATCATGACACTTGGCTAAGAAGAAACCGAAGGTATGACCAACAACAGCAGCTATGAAGATTCCCAAATTGAAGGACATAACAGCAAGCATGATCAAGTAAAGAAAACTAACGCGAAAGAAGTATATGGTAGCTTGAATCAACCCTCCTTTGATGTGATTTGTCCCTTGCTTGAAGGTTGGTTTGTTTGACAAAATCTCAGCAACCATTGCAAGGAAAAACACAAACCAGCAAGATAAGAAATACATACCAACATTGTGGTTAGGCCAACTAGGGAAAAGTAATATAGCATCTTTTCCCCAGTAGAGGCTCATATGcctctccatgctcttcttcataTTCATCATTTTCATTGATTGAGTAAGAAATAGAGGCGCTATAGGGTTGATATGTTTTCTAGCTGAATTTATaagacatatataataataataatgttaaattATGGTTCAATAAATTTCTAGttcttatcaaattttaaaactttgcTTTTAGTCCAtgtaaagaaaattatatttagttacaaAATTCTGGTGGAAATAGTTTTAGTCtttgttaaaatgaaaaatgtttaattgtcttttaattttaaattttttgaatgattttttgcaagcatgttttgaaaattataatttttttttactaaatttagaatttttgaacttgagatgaattaaatatgaattttttaaatgtcataaaCTTAACATAAAAATATCGAAAATATAGAtctagaaattaaaatttaaactgaTTTTTCCaaagaattttttataatatgataaACATGAATGGAAAAATAAGCGTTCAAAAATATATGTCCACGTTTTAATAGGgtctaaaattatttacataataattttttaagtattaaaaacaaaattttgaaatcctAATAAtgataaagaagaagaagaatttcTAGGAGATTGACTATAAGAACTCATAAAAAGgcatttgtttttatttgttaattaaataaattataagtttgcCAAAAATTCTATTGATGGAATGTCATATCAttcaaaattattgatttatgtAATGATAAATATTGTACTCTTGCATTCACCCAATTTTCCCTTGTAATTAACCTATGGTATTACTGAAAAGGCAATTTAGTTATCAGTCAAGATACACAATGTCTAGAGTGGAAGAAATCATAGATACTACGTGTATGGTCCTTTCATAAATAAGATGAGACGAATAAAAGTAGATTTTGactgataaaaaataaactataagatagtttatttaaaactttagataaatttataatataaattaggtTTAGTTATTCTGCAGGtctttaaactaaaaaataataattaatatatctaaattaatatacatttttGTAGTTAAGTTTTTCTGTTATATTATCATTAGTCAACTATTAGTGAACCTTATATGTAAagatctttttttatttatttaaaaagggataatatcttttttgtttaattaatctAAGAGATATTAATCTAAGTGACACTAGAGGTCATTTAGTATCTTAAAATTATCATACTAAACTCTTAACTATGACCTAATACCTCAAGTATAAAAACCTAAAAATATATGCAAGGACCTAATTACAACAATTATATTAGTTTGACAAttcaattacaattattttagTATAAGAATCTACTTAAAAATTCTCAAATAGTTTAGGGGCTTACATTGtaatatataagaaatattATTTCGTTGTCTACCACTaacaaatgttaatattattaagttggatattatattttgaatttgaactcAAATCTTCGCAGATGTGTGCGACTTTCTATACCTTGTTTTAGGCctctctaaaaaatatatatatatatatttttttattttaatttttatattgcacatAAGCCCAATAGTATATTATAAAAACTTTCTAACccttcttaaataaaaaaagccCCCAAAAGTTTTTAATTTCCAATTTTTGGCATAATCATTATTTGAATTGatatttatgttaattgtagttaattaaaatcatagAATGATACAACGGATAGTGTACgttgaaaattaaaagaaaattgcaTTAACCTTGAACATTCTTTAAAACATCAGGACAACTCAAACATTAATGGATTAAATCTTATTTAAGATCAACGATGTCACAAGAAAGATTAAATgaattagttttattattgatcgAAAAAGAATTGTTAAACAAAATTAACtacaataatttgataaatgattTTGCATTGAAAAAAGTTcgaaagataaattttaaataaaatattaataatttatttattaactctGAAAAGATCCCATCAGATAATTTTACTATAGGCTTCATAAGGTGTTGAACTAGTCCTGATCTCCTttaattctctctctctctatatctCTATACTATATTTCTCCTTTTTAAGGATACGTCTCTCTCTTTCACTACCCATTCTCATTTATAGAATAATTATGTTGTATAAACTATTTAAGAATTTCGAACTAATTTGTAATTAGTTTCCTGAACTAATTTTTTGTAGTTAGGTCCTTTCATTACAGTTTGACTAAGGTTGGTTAATGTCAAAGTAACAAagatatttatttacaaaatgtATTAGTTTAAGGACTTGATTACAATTTttgattacaatttttttagtttaggaatttatttaaaaattctcaaATAGTTTAGGACCTACAAAATAATTAATCCTATAAATTATAGGTTTAGTCCttacaatatattatttttaattgagcactgaaaaaatattttagtgaGGTCTATgtggattttgaaaaattgtggATAATTTACTCatcatctaataaaaaatagtagGTATCTACAAACTCATGTTTACTCTACTAACAAATTGATTTATGTAGCACATTTTTATTGAACGTTGGATAAATTATCcacaatttttttaaggtaatccaaaaacaatcaaatattttttttttatttgctacaaatattctctttttgttttttatcattgatatttttttcgtccttacaaatatattattatttatttttactctatgaaaatattgttttagTCCTTATCTAAAAGAACAGAAATTAAATATTCCATATATTATAGAAATTAATTCTAATATACGAATAAATTTGGAAGGTATTAAGAACAAAATCTTAAAGACCAAAAAAGCAAAAAGTGTATACTTGTATGAGgactaaaaaaaatcttatgcTTGTATGAGgactaaaaaaaatcttatatttgcaggatcaaatattttgaaataggTATCCTTTCAATAGTTTTActtattttaagttattaaccatgttaaaaatttgaatattattattcactgaaacaagataataaaaataaaatatcacatgATAACTTTTgataaaagttgtatttttgcCAGTTGTTCTTAAATACTAGTTCAACTGAAAAATACTGATACTGTTATATTGAATGTTTTGTTCTAGATTCGAAATTGGAATCTCATTCAAAATCTCGCAGTTGTGATTAATTATGTTGGTATTGACCATAtcttttaagacaaaaaaaataaaaataaaataaaactattcatttattttaaagttgtaAGAGGATCCCAACATTTTGGGATGAAAACCTTGAGCTCTACTAGGGTTTTCTCTTTTTAAGTTTTCTTCCATAGATGATCACATCATTTGCAAGTGGAAACATCCCATTTGTGTCCAACATGTGTCCCAATTGTGATTGAGTCTTGACCGAGTACCATTTGAGTGATATCATAGTAACGATCGAGTTTCGGTCGTGCCACAACCAAAGTCCTATCTGAGTTGCGATCGGGTTCTATTTAGTACATCTATATTTTGCACAAGTGTTGGACAAATCTTGTAACACATCTTTCAAATAGTTACCAAAAATATTGTTGAGgtcaaaattttttttatttgtattttaatgacaacaaaccttatTAAATAAGTACATTTTTTAATAGTGATTTATTGATGTTCGCGCACACTTGAGTTTTTGTTGAAAGAGCAACAATTATATAATTGTGGACAAACTAGAAATCACTCACATAAAAGTGTATTATATCGacttaataataaaagaattaaagtaATATCAAAAGATTACACCATAGCATCATGAACTTCATGAAAGTATTACAAGACTATTATTTGATTCATAAGAATTGTATTTGAGAGGATGATATAATCAATGTACAACATAAAGTGTATCTTGTTTTACATCATTCAAGTGAtgtacttaaatatttttacttttttttaatattattcttatttattactAACGGGTTTAACTATCTAAGTTTgccataacattttttaaataaatttttaatcaatctatGTGTTTATCACTTCCTCACTtgaaaagattttttaaaacattcgtttaagaaaaatataagtttGTGGTTTGTATTATTACTAGTGTTTTTCTTGGCGATATTTATCtcatttgttttgtttgtttgttaaatATACAATATCTTCCTTTTCTTTCAAGTTCTTGTTTGTGGAGGTGTCGGAACTCAAGTTCTTACAATTTTCATAGCAGCCCTTCAGATAAAGATTCTACCTGATGGAGAATGTTAATGATAGACTCTTTAACAAACTTTTTGTAACACATAGTctattaattgaaattcataagaatttcattaaattttaaaatctagGTTCCTTAGAAAtttctgttgagacaaaatctctctcaattgttttaatgataacaaagttattttaaagattatgattatgctTATTATCTAATCTGTGCTCTT
It includes:
- the LOC101500719 gene encoding copper transporter 1-like; amino-acid sequence: MMNMKKSMERHMSLYWGKDAILLFPSWPNHNVGMYFLSCWFVFFLAMVAEILSNKPTFKQGTNHIKGGLIQATIYFFRVSFLYLIMLAVMSFNLGIFIAAVVGHTFGFFLAKCHDIYVVNKEKNNESSI